A DNA window from Amycolatopsis sp. DSM 110486 contains the following coding sequences:
- a CDS encoding fumarate hydratase, which produces MPSTTFQHTEVLPLGKDTTTEYRLVTADGVETVEAAGRKFLKVDPAALTTLARTAITDIQHLLRTSHLQQLRAIVDDPEASGNDRFVAMDLLRNAAISAGGVLPMCQDTGTAIVIGKRSEGVLTGGDDERALSEGIFDAYQQLNLRYSQMAPTSFWDERNTGTNLPAQVELYHKDNTAGESSDPSYDFLFMAKGGGSANKTFLYQETKAVLNPKRLARFLDEKLRSLGTAACPPYHLAIVVGGMSAEFNLKVAKLASARYLDTLPTEGSELGHAFRDPNLEQQVLEMTRQFGIGAQFGGKYFCHDVRVIRLPRHGASCPVGIAVSCSADRQAKAKITADGVFIEQLERDPARFLPDVTEDDLSDEVVSVDLNRPMDEIRAQLSQLPVKTRLSLSGPLVVARDIAHAKIAERLDAGEEMPQYLKDHPVYYAGPAKTPDGYASGSFGPTTAGRMDSYVEQFQAAGGSMVMLAKGNRSKQVTAACQNHGGFYLGSIGGPAARLAKDCIKKVDVLEYPELGMEAVWKIEVEDFPAFIVIDDKGNDFFAATSEPVLQISFR; this is translated from the coding sequence GTGCCGTCCACCACGTTTCAGCACACCGAAGTCCTGCCGCTCGGCAAGGACACCACCACCGAGTACCGGCTGGTCACTGCCGACGGCGTCGAAACCGTCGAAGCGGCCGGCCGGAAGTTCCTCAAGGTCGACCCCGCGGCGCTGACCACGCTCGCTCGCACGGCCATCACGGACATCCAGCACCTGTTGCGTACGTCACACCTGCAGCAGCTGCGGGCGATCGTCGACGACCCCGAGGCGAGCGGCAACGACCGGTTCGTCGCGATGGACCTGCTGCGCAACGCGGCCATCTCGGCCGGCGGCGTGCTGCCGATGTGCCAGGACACCGGCACGGCCATCGTCATCGGCAAGCGCTCGGAGGGCGTGCTGACCGGCGGTGACGACGAGCGGGCCCTGTCGGAGGGCATCTTCGACGCCTACCAGCAGCTGAACCTGCGCTACTCGCAGATGGCGCCGACCAGCTTCTGGGACGAGCGCAACACGGGAACGAACCTGCCGGCGCAGGTCGAGCTCTACCACAAGGACAACACAGCCGGGGAATCGTCAGATCCTTCTTACGACTTCCTGTTCATGGCCAAGGGCGGCGGGAGCGCGAACAAGACGTTCCTGTACCAGGAGACCAAGGCCGTGCTGAACCCCAAGCGGCTCGCGCGGTTCCTGGACGAGAAGCTGCGCAGCCTCGGCACCGCGGCTTGCCCGCCGTACCACCTGGCGATCGTCGTCGGCGGCATGTCGGCGGAGTTCAACCTGAAGGTCGCGAAGCTCGCTTCGGCGCGCTACCTCGACACGCTGCCGACCGAGGGTTCCGAGCTGGGGCACGCGTTCCGCGACCCGAACCTCGAGCAGCAGGTGCTGGAGATGACGCGCCAGTTCGGCATCGGCGCGCAGTTCGGCGGCAAGTACTTCTGCCACGACGTGCGCGTGATCCGCCTGCCCCGCCACGGCGCGAGCTGCCCGGTCGGCATCGCCGTCTCGTGCTCGGCCGACCGCCAGGCCAAGGCCAAGATCACGGCCGACGGCGTGTTCATCGAGCAGCTCGAACGCGACCCCGCGCGTTTCCTGCCGGACGTGACCGAGGACGACCTGTCCGACGAGGTCGTGAGCGTGGACCTCAACCGCCCCATGGACGAGATCCGCGCGCAGCTCTCGCAGCTGCCGGTGAAGACGCGGCTGTCGCTGTCGGGGCCGCTGGTCGTCGCGCGCGACATCGCGCACGCGAAGATCGCCGAACGGCTCGATGCCGGCGAGGAGATGCCGCAGTACCTCAAGGACCACCCGGTGTACTACGCCGGCCCGGCGAAGACGCCCGACGGTTACGCGTCCGGTTCGTTCGGCCCCACCACGGCCGGGCGCATGGACTCCTACGTCGAGCAGTTCCAGGCCGCGGGCGGCTCGATGGTGATGCTCGCGAAGGGCAACCGCTCCAAGCAGGTCACGGCCGCGTGCCAGAACCACGGCGGCTTCTACCTCGGCTCGATCGGCGGCCCGGCCGCGCGGCTGGCCAAGGACTGCATCAAGAAGGTCGACGTGCTCGAGTACCCCGAGCTCGGCATGGAAGCCGTGTGGAAGATCGAGGTCGAGGACTTCCCCGCCTTCATCGTCATCGACGACAAGGGCAACGACTTCTTCGCCGCCACCAGCGAACCGGTGCTGCAGATCAGCTTCCGCTAG
- a CDS encoding DoxX family protein → MNAALWAGQIVLALLFALSGSLKSTMSRERMLETGQTGAAAYPLPVVRFTAICELIAVAGLILPQLTGVAPSLTGWAAAGLVVVMIGAMAMHARLAIVQHKAAEWRNVTVNALILAVAVFVATGRL, encoded by the coding sequence ATGAACGCCGCACTCTGGGCTGGGCAGATCGTCCTGGCCCTGCTCTTCGCCCTGTCCGGCTCGCTCAAGTCCACGATGTCGCGCGAGCGGATGCTCGAAACGGGCCAGACCGGCGCCGCCGCCTACCCGCTGCCAGTGGTCCGGTTCACCGCGATCTGCGAGCTCATCGCCGTGGCCGGCCTCATCCTGCCCCAGCTCACGGGTGTCGCGCCGAGTCTCACGGGCTGGGCCGCCGCCGGCCTCGTCGTGGTGATGATCGGCGCCATGGCCATGCACGCGCGCCTCGCGATCGTCCAGCACAAGGCCGCGGAGTGGCGCAACGTCACGGTCAACGCCCTGATCCTCGCCGTCGCGGTGTTCGTCGCCACCGGCCGCCTCTGA
- a CDS encoding response regulator transcription factor: MCGAIGPRPIRPHNPEAGSKAISHAPAEPGPKTLFDALWAAPDTVPLDGADGDELTPARRRVVSLLAAGLTDEAIARSTGTGERTVRRHVCAILEILRVESRFAAGVAAAKRGWV; the protein is encoded by the coding sequence TTGTGCGGTGCGATCGGCCCCCGGCCGATCCGACCGCACAATCCGGAGGCCGGCTCAAAGGCGATCTCGCACGCCCCGGCGGAGCCGGGGCCGAAGACACTGTTCGACGCACTGTGGGCCGCGCCGGACACCGTGCCGCTCGACGGTGCCGACGGCGACGAGCTCACCCCCGCCCGTCGCCGGGTGGTGTCCCTGCTCGCCGCGGGGCTGACCGACGAGGCGATTGCCCGCAGCACCGGCACTGGCGAGCGGACCGTGCGCCGGCACGTGTGCGCGATCCTCGAAATCCTGCGGGTCGAGAGCCGATTCGCCGCCGGTGTGGCTGCCGCCAAGCGCGGCTGGGTGTAG
- a CDS encoding sigma-70 family RNA polymerase sigma factor — translation MSVQTLEREARGIRERGIPAQQNEEPVSVGTFTDADLDAQSPAADLVRVYLNGIGKTALLTAADEVELAKRIEAGVFAQHMLDSAEDLTTKRRTELTALVRDGHVAKNHLLEANLRLVVSLAKRYTGRGMPLLDLIQEGNLGLIRAVEKFDYSKGFKFSTYATWWIRQAITRGMADQGRTIRLPVHLVEQVNKLARIRRDLHQQLGRDATHDELAAESGIPVHKIANLLDQSRDPVSLDMPVGAEEDAPLGDFIEDSEATDAESAVISGLLQDDLRRVLATLDDREQHVIRLRYGLDDGQPRTLDQIGKHFGLSRERVRQIEREVMAKLRQGERADRLRAYAS, via the coding sequence ATGTCAGTCCAGACTCTCGAACGCGAAGCGCGCGGGATTCGCGAGCGTGGGATTCCAGCACAGCAGAACGAGGAGCCCGTGAGTGTGGGGACGTTCACGGACGCAGACCTCGACGCCCAAAGCCCAGCCGCCGATCTGGTGCGTGTGTACCTGAACGGCATCGGCAAGACCGCGCTGCTCACCGCGGCCGACGAGGTCGAGCTGGCCAAGCGCATCGAGGCGGGAGTGTTCGCGCAGCACATGCTCGACTCCGCCGAAGACCTCACGACCAAACGCCGCACCGAGCTCACCGCACTGGTGCGCGACGGGCACGTGGCGAAGAACCACCTGCTGGAGGCCAACCTCCGCCTCGTGGTCTCGCTCGCGAAGCGCTACACCGGCAGGGGGATGCCGCTGCTCGACCTGATCCAGGAGGGGAACCTGGGTCTGATCCGCGCGGTGGAGAAGTTCGACTACTCCAAGGGGTTCAAGTTCTCGACCTACGCCACTTGGTGGATCCGCCAGGCCATCACCAGGGGGATGGCCGACCAGGGTCGCACCATCCGGCTGCCGGTCCACCTCGTGGAGCAGGTCAACAAGCTCGCCCGCATCCGCCGCGACCTGCACCAGCAGCTCGGCCGTGACGCGACGCACGACGAGCTGGCCGCCGAGTCGGGCATCCCGGTCCACAAGATCGCGAACCTGCTCGACCAGTCCCGCGACCCGGTGAGCCTCGACATGCCCGTGGGCGCCGAGGAAGACGCCCCGCTGGGCGACTTCATCGAGGATTCCGAAGCGACCGACGCCGAGAGCGCCGTCATCTCCGGTCTCCTTCAGGACGACCTGCGCCGCGTCCTCGCGACGCTCGACGACCGCGAGCAGCACGTCATCCGCCTGCGCTACGGCCTGGACGACGGCCAGCCCCGCACGCTGGACCAGATCGGCAAGCACTTCGGCCTCTCACGCGAGCGCGTGCGTCAGATCGAGCGTGAGGTCATGGCGAAGCTCCGCCAGGGCGAGCGGGCCGACCGGCTCCGCGCGTACGCCAGCTGA
- a CDS encoding MarR family winged helix-turn-helix transcriptional regulator: MSADDHEIATRVWARLRALVLDRHERKREVCEALGMSFIKIKALRRVAARPLTMSELTEQLNTDRPYTTHVVDELVRRGLVLREPHPEDRRSRVVTVTAPGAVAAERAERILGEPPKSMLALSSAELAELDRLTAQITDD, from the coding sequence ATGAGCGCCGACGACCACGAGATCGCGACCCGTGTATGGGCCCGGCTGCGGGCGCTCGTCCTCGACCGGCACGAGCGCAAACGCGAGGTGTGCGAGGCGCTCGGCATGAGCTTCATCAAGATCAAGGCCCTGCGCCGGGTCGCGGCGCGTCCGCTCACCATGAGCGAGCTCACCGAGCAGCTGAACACCGACCGGCCCTACACCACGCACGTCGTGGACGAGCTCGTCCGGCGCGGCCTCGTGCTGCGCGAGCCGCACCCGGAGGACCGGCGCAGCCGGGTCGTCACCGTCACGGCCCCGGGCGCCGTGGCCGCGGAACGGGCCGAGCGCATCCTGGGGGAGCCGCCGAAGTCGATGCTCGCGCTGTCGTCGGCGGAGCTGGCCGAGCTCGACCGCCTCACCGCGCAGATCACCGACGACTGA
- a CDS encoding SRPBCC family protein, producing the protein MGTRQISRTAVVAASPKQLFDLLADPANHPLIDGSGTVRAGRDGAPSRLSLGATFGMDMKMGAPYRISNTVVEFEENRLIAWRHFGGHRWRWLLEPAGDGRTTVTETFDYSTARSPLALKLMGYPKRNADGIEKTLARLTKMFPG; encoded by the coding sequence ATGGGTACCCGCCAGATCTCGCGCACCGCCGTTGTCGCCGCCTCTCCGAAGCAGCTCTTCGACCTGCTCGCCGATCCCGCCAACCACCCGCTGATCGACGGGTCCGGCACCGTTCGCGCCGGCCGTGACGGCGCTCCCTCGCGGCTTTCGCTCGGCGCGACGTTCGGGATGGACATGAAGATGGGCGCGCCGTACCGGATCAGCAACACCGTGGTGGAGTTCGAGGAGAACCGGCTCATCGCGTGGCGCCACTTCGGGGGCCACCGCTGGCGCTGGCTGCTGGAGCCCGCGGGCGACGGCCGGACCACCGTGACCGAGACGTTCGACTACTCCACCGCCCGGTCACCGCTGGCACTGAAGCTGATGGGCTACCCCAAGCGCAACGCCGACGGCATCGAGAAAACCCTCGCCCGGCTTACGAAGATGTTCCCCGGCTGA
- a CDS encoding trypsin-like serine protease — MTFKRRFTLLGKALVGVTALAAAVGLATPAVAGPPPSTNGTQVVGGSRAAQGEFPWMVRLSMGCGGALYTPQIVLTAAHCVTRTGSNTSITATLGVVDLQSSSAKKVRSSYVYRSTTYDTTGGDWALIKLASPVSGVPRLPLASSASLNTGTFTVAGWGAATEGGAQQRYLLKAQVPFVSDSTCKAQGGDYSGLIANAEICAGNVSAGGVDTCQGDSGGPMFRRDTAGEWVQVGITSWGTGCARAHAPGVYTEVTSFASAIASAASKI, encoded by the coding sequence ATGACCTTCAAGAGACGGTTCACCCTGCTCGGAAAAGCTCTCGTCGGCGTCACGGCGCTGGCCGCCGCGGTCGGGCTCGCGACCCCCGCCGTGGCCGGCCCGCCGCCGTCGACGAACGGCACCCAGGTGGTGGGCGGCAGCCGGGCAGCGCAAGGTGAGTTTCCTTGGATGGTAAGGCTTTCCATGGGCTGCGGCGGTGCGCTGTACACGCCGCAGATCGTGCTCACCGCCGCCCACTGCGTCACGCGCACCGGCTCGAACACGTCGATCACGGCGACGCTCGGCGTGGTCGACCTGCAGAGCTCCAGCGCGAAGAAGGTGCGCTCCAGCTACGTCTACCGGTCCACCACGTATGACACGACCGGCGGTGACTGGGCGCTGATCAAGCTCGCGAGCCCCGTCAGCGGCGTCCCGAGGCTTCCGCTCGCCTCCAGCGCTTCCCTGAACACCGGCACGTTCACCGTCGCGGGCTGGGGTGCCGCGACCGAGGGCGGCGCGCAGCAGCGTTACCTGTTGAAGGCGCAGGTGCCGTTCGTCAGCGACTCGACGTGCAAGGCGCAGGGCGGCGACTACTCCGGCCTCATCGCGAACGCGGAGATCTGCGCGGGCAACGTCTCGGCCGGCGGCGTCGACACATGCCAGGGCGACTCCGGCGGCCCCATGTTCCGCCGCGACACCGCCGGCGAGTGGGTGCAGGTCGGCATCACGAGCTGGGGCACCGGCTGCGCCCGCGCCCACGCGCCCGGCGTGTACACCGAGGTGACAAGCTTCGCGAGCGCGATCGCTTCGGCGGCTTCGAAGATCTGA
- a CDS encoding TIGR03364 family FAD-dependent oxidoreductase translates to MRILIVGGGVLGTMHAWQAIHRGHDVVHLEREPEARGASVRNFGLVWVSGRAAGPELATALRARELWQTIAEQTPALGFRANGSLTVLRTEAERAVAEAATTNADAAERGFKLLTPAETRRLNPALRGDFTAALWCERDAAVEPRTAQPALRAALRKTGRYTWLPSREVRTLTNSGVTDDHGDHHEGDVTIFCTGAWLGGLVRELAGEVPVRRVRLQMAQTEPLGETLTTSVADADSFRYYPAFRGDALAELGRTQPQGDVAAAHKMQLLMVQRLDGSLTIGDTHEYDQPFGFDVTEDPYEHLAEVAGALLGRPLPRIRRRWAGVYAQALDPAAIVHRERLADNAFLVTGPGGRGMTCSPAIADDTARELGL, encoded by the coding sequence GTGCGAATCCTCATCGTCGGTGGCGGCGTCCTCGGCACGATGCACGCGTGGCAGGCGATCCACCGCGGCCACGACGTCGTCCACCTCGAACGCGAGCCCGAAGCCCGCGGCGCCTCCGTGCGCAACTTCGGCCTCGTCTGGGTCAGCGGCCGCGCGGCCGGTCCGGAGCTCGCCACGGCGTTGCGCGCTCGCGAGCTCTGGCAGACGATCGCCGAGCAGACGCCGGCGCTGGGGTTCCGGGCCAACGGCTCGCTCACGGTCCTGCGCACCGAAGCCGAGCGTGCCGTCGCCGAAGCCGCGACCACGAACGCCGACGCGGCCGAGCGCGGCTTCAAGCTCCTCACCCCGGCCGAGACCCGCCGGCTGAACCCGGCACTGCGCGGTGACTTCACGGCCGCCCTGTGGTGCGAGCGCGACGCGGCCGTCGAACCCCGCACCGCCCAGCCCGCCCTGCGCGCGGCGCTGCGGAAGACCGGCCGCTACACCTGGCTGCCCAGCCGCGAAGTCCGCACGCTGACCAACTCCGGCGTCACCGACGACCACGGCGACCACCACGAAGGCGACGTCACGATCTTCTGCACCGGCGCCTGGCTCGGTGGTCTCGTGCGCGAGCTCGCCGGCGAGGTCCCCGTCCGCCGTGTGCGGCTGCAGATGGCACAGACCGAACCCCTCGGCGAGACGCTGACCACGAGCGTCGCCGACGCCGACAGCTTCCGCTACTACCCGGCCTTCCGCGGCGACGCGCTCGCCGAGCTCGGCCGCACCCAGCCCCAGGGCGACGTCGCCGCCGCCCACAAGATGCAGCTGCTGATGGTCCAGCGCCTCGACGGTTCTCTCACCATCGGCGACACGCACGAGTACGACCAGCCCTTCGGCTTCGACGTGACCGAAGACCCGTACGAGCACCTCGCCGAAGTCGCCGGCGCTCTGCTGGGCCGGCCGTTGCCGCGCATCCGCCGCCGCTGGGCCGGCGTGTACGCCCAGGCCCTCGACCCGGCCGCGATCGTGCACCGGGAACGCTTGGCGGACAACGCTTTCCTCGTCACCGGGCCTGGCGGGCGCGGCATGACGTGCTCGCCGGCGATCGCCGACGACACCGCGCGGGAGCTGGGCCTGTGA
- a CDS encoding phosphonatase-like hydrolase: MTTELVVLDLAGTTVVDDGLVVRAFTAAIASAGVSEVDERFPAMLAHVNATMGQSKITVFRALLPTEDLAQRANAEFERAYANLVAAGECEPVPGAEDVIRGLRHGGVKVALTTGFAAVTQQAILEALGWRDLADLALAPGEGLRGRPYPDLVLTAVLRLGVTDVRCVAVAGDTPSDVRTGLSAGARVVAGVLTGAGTRAELTGAGATHVLDSVRDLPDVLD; encoded by the coding sequence GTGACGACCGAGCTCGTGGTGCTGGACCTCGCCGGCACCACCGTCGTCGACGACGGTCTCGTGGTACGCGCCTTCACGGCCGCGATCGCGAGCGCCGGAGTGTCCGAAGTAGACGAACGCTTCCCGGCGATGCTCGCCCACGTGAACGCCACCATGGGCCAGTCGAAGATCACCGTCTTCCGCGCCCTGCTGCCGACCGAGGACCTCGCGCAGCGCGCCAACGCCGAGTTCGAACGCGCCTACGCCAACCTCGTCGCGGCGGGGGAGTGCGAGCCCGTGCCCGGCGCGGAGGACGTGATCCGCGGGCTGCGCCACGGCGGCGTGAAGGTCGCGCTGACCACCGGCTTCGCGGCCGTTACGCAGCAAGCCATCCTCGAGGCGCTGGGCTGGCGCGACCTCGCGGACCTCGCGCTCGCCCCGGGCGAGGGCTTGCGTGGCCGCCCGTACCCCGACCTCGTGCTCACGGCCGTGCTGCGCCTGGGCGTCACAGACGTGCGTTGCGTCGCCGTCGCCGGGGACACGCCGTCGGACGTGCGCACCGGCTTGTCCGCGGGCGCGCGCGTGGTGGCCGGGGTGCTGACCGGCGCCGGAACGCGCGCCGAGCTCACCGGGGCCGGGGCGACGCACGTGCTGGACTCCGTGCGCGACCTGCCGGACGTGCTCGACTGA
- a CDS encoding MFS transporter, with protein MPELSRRRRQIVLAVCCMSLFIVGLDNTIVNLALPSIQHDLGASVSSLQWTIDAYTLVLASLLMLSGSTADRLGRRRTFQTGLVLFGVGSLLCGVAPSVGLLIAFRALQAIGGSMLNPVAMSIVTNTFTDPKERGRAIGMWGATMGLSMAVGPVLGGVLVGAAGWRSIFWINVPVVIAAVVLTAVFVPESRAPRPRRIDPVGQLLVIVFLAGLTYGIIEGRDLGYGSPRILVAFVLALASLAVFVPYERRRRDPLLEPRFFRSAPFSGATLTAVSGIAAMAGFLFLNSLYLQDTRGYSALHAGLLTLPMAIMCAICAPISGRLVGTRGARLPLVGAGIGTVIGALLMLDLSSTTPLWRLVIAYVVFGIGFGLVNAPITYAAVSGMPRAQAGVAAAIASTSRQVGTSLGVAVIGAVVTARVHGSFAEGLAAASHAGWWIIGGCGLLVIVLGLVTTTPWAYATARRVGVEEEADTGLVKA; from the coding sequence GTGCCGGAGCTCAGCCGTCGGCGGCGGCAGATCGTGCTGGCGGTCTGCTGCATGAGCCTGTTCATCGTCGGGCTCGACAACACGATCGTGAACCTGGCGCTGCCCTCCATCCAGCACGACCTGGGCGCGTCGGTGTCGAGCCTGCAGTGGACGATCGACGCCTACACGCTCGTGCTCGCGAGCCTGCTGATGCTGTCGGGGTCGACGGCCGACCGGCTCGGGCGGCGGCGGACGTTCCAGACGGGCCTCGTGCTGTTCGGCGTCGGCTCGCTGCTCTGCGGTGTCGCCCCCAGCGTGGGACTGCTCATCGCGTTCCGCGCGTTGCAGGCCATCGGCGGCTCGATGCTCAACCCGGTGGCGATGTCGATCGTCACCAACACCTTCACGGACCCGAAGGAGCGCGGGCGCGCGATCGGCATGTGGGGCGCCACGATGGGGCTGTCCATGGCCGTGGGCCCGGTGCTGGGCGGTGTCCTCGTGGGCGCGGCCGGCTGGCGGTCGATCTTCTGGATCAACGTGCCGGTGGTCATCGCGGCGGTCGTGCTCACCGCGGTGTTCGTGCCGGAGTCGCGCGCGCCGCGGCCGCGCCGGATCGACCCGGTGGGCCAGCTGCTGGTGATCGTGTTCCTCGCCGGGCTCACCTACGGCATCATCGAAGGCCGCGACCTCGGGTACGGCTCGCCGCGGATCCTCGTCGCGTTCGTGCTCGCGCTGGCCTCGCTGGCCGTGTTCGTGCCGTACGAACGAAGGCGGCGGGACCCGTTGCTGGAGCCCCGGTTCTTCCGCAGCGCGCCGTTCTCGGGCGCGACACTCACGGCGGTGTCCGGCATCGCGGCGATGGCCGGGTTCCTCTTCCTCAACTCCCTGTACCTGCAGGACACCCGCGGCTACAGCGCGCTGCACGCGGGCCTGTTGACCCTGCCGATGGCCATCATGTGCGCGATCTGCGCGCCCATCTCCGGCCGGCTCGTGGGCACCCGCGGCGCGCGGCTGCCGCTGGTGGGCGCGGGCATCGGCACCGTGATCGGCGCGCTGCTGATGCTCGACCTGTCTTCGACCACGCCACTGTGGCGGCTGGTCATCGCCTACGTCGTGTTCGGCATCGGGTTCGGGCTGGTCAACGCCCCGATCACCTACGCGGCGGTGTCCGGGATGCCGCGGGCGCAGGCCGGTGTGGCCGCGGCGATCGCGTCGACGAGCCGGCAGGTCGGCACGTCACTCGGTGTGGCGGTGATCGGCGCGGTCGTCACCGCCCGCGTCCACGGCTCGTTCGCCGAGGGCCTCGCGGCCGCCAGCCACGCCGGCTGGTGGATCATCGGCGGCTGCGGGCTGCTGGTGATCGTGCTCGGACTCGTCACCACCACGCCCTGGGCGTACGCCACGGCGCGGCGTGTGGGCGTCGAAGAGGAAGCCGACACGGGACTGGTGAAGGCCTGA
- a CDS encoding APC family permease, with translation MPLARRLGLTDAVFLGLGSMVGAGVFAAFAPAAGAAGAGLLPALGIAAVVAFCNATSSARLAARHPESGGTYVYGRARLGEFWGYLAGWGFVTGKTASCAAMTLTVVAYAAPGVGQPWRAVIAVGVVAAVTGVNCLGVHRSALATRVIVVVTLVVLAVAVVSATSGGFVAEPFAPFDGGGVLTAAGLLFFAFAGYARLATLGEEVRDPARTIPRAIPLALGLTLVVYAVVAVALLLTLGPQRLAASADPIAEAAAPWLSPVVRAGATLASLGSLLALVLGVSRTTLAMARDGHLPRGLAVVHPRFEVPQRAELAVGVVVAVLATTVDLRGAIGFSSFAVLAYYAIANAAALRLRADENPAPRVVAILGLVGCAVLAFSLPWPSVVAGCAALALGALAYAVRRATGRH, from the coding sequence ATGCCGCTCGCACGCCGGTTGGGGCTGACCGACGCCGTGTTCCTCGGACTCGGGTCGATGGTCGGCGCGGGAGTGTTCGCGGCGTTCGCGCCCGCGGCCGGCGCCGCGGGGGCCGGCCTGTTGCCCGCGCTGGGGATCGCGGCGGTGGTGGCGTTCTGCAACGCGACGTCGTCGGCGCGGCTGGCGGCGCGGCACCCTGAATCGGGCGGCACCTACGTGTACGGGCGGGCGCGGCTCGGCGAGTTCTGGGGGTACCTCGCGGGCTGGGGGTTCGTCACCGGCAAGACGGCGAGCTGCGCGGCGATGACGCTGACGGTCGTGGCCTACGCGGCGCCCGGCGTGGGGCAGCCGTGGCGCGCGGTGATCGCCGTCGGTGTCGTGGCGGCCGTGACGGGGGTCAACTGCCTCGGGGTGCATCGGTCGGCGCTGGCGACGCGGGTGATCGTGGTGGTCACGCTGGTGGTGCTGGCGGTGGCGGTCGTGAGTGCGACCTCAGGTGGGTTCGTGGCCGAGCCGTTCGCACCGTTTGACGGCGGCGGCGTTCTGACGGCGGCGGGGTTGCTGTTCTTCGCGTTCGCCGGGTACGCGCGGCTGGCGACGCTCGGGGAGGAAGTGCGAGACCCCGCGCGGACCATTCCGCGAGCGATCCCGCTGGCCCTCGGGCTGACGCTGGTGGTCTACGCCGTGGTCGCCGTCGCCCTGCTGCTCACGCTCGGGCCGCAGCGGCTGGCGGCGAGCGCGGACCCGATCGCGGAAGCGGCGGCGCCGTGGCTCTCGCCGGTCGTGCGGGCCGGCGCGACGCTGGCGTCGCTGGGTTCGTTGCTGGCGCTGGTGCTCGGCGTCTCGCGCACGACGTTGGCGATGGCCCGTGACGGGCACCTGCCGCGCGGACTCGCCGTGGTGCACCCGCGGTTCGAGGTGCCGCAGCGCGCGGAGCTGGCGGTGGGCGTGGTGGTGGCGGTGCTCGCGACGACAGTGGATCTCCGTGGGGCGATCGGGTTTTCGTCGTTCGCGGTGCTGGCGTACTACGCGATCGCCAACGCGGCGGCGTTGCGGTTGCGGGCGGACGAGAACCCGGCGCCGCGGGTCGTCGCGATTCTGGGGCTCGTCGGGTGTGCGGTGCTGGCGTTCAGCCTGCCGTGGCCGTCGGTGGTGGCGGGGTGCGCGGCGCTGGCGCTCGGGGCGCTGGCCTACGCCGTGCGGCGGGCCACCGGCCGGCACTGA
- a CDS encoding nitronate monooxygenase family protein yields MRTSLCDRLGIELPIVGFTPSEHVAAAISRAGGLGVLGCVRFNDAAELDSVLSWMDENTGGKPYGVDIVMPAKIPAEGTQVDLAKLIPDAHRSFVDKVLRDLAVPPLPDDTDERAGVLGWLHSVARSHVDVALKHRISLIANALGSPPEDVIERAHAAGVPVAALAGKGEHAARHVARGVDLVVAQGYEAGGHTGEIASMVLVPEIVDAVGAQVPVLAAGGIGSGRQVAAALALGAAGVWMGSFWLATEEYRRTMPGSGAMQTALVNATSADTVRTRIYTGKPARLLKTRWTDAWAAPDAPEPLPMPLQNLLVSHAHNRIHAADDPAVVSMPVGQIVGRMDRVRPVAEVMAELVSGYEETLARLDKTR; encoded by the coding sequence ATGCGAACTTCCCTCTGCGACCGGCTGGGCATCGAGCTGCCGATCGTCGGCTTCACGCCGTCGGAGCACGTCGCCGCCGCGATCAGCCGCGCGGGTGGCCTCGGCGTGCTCGGCTGCGTGCGGTTCAACGACGCCGCCGAGCTCGACTCCGTGCTGTCCTGGATGGACGAGAACACCGGCGGAAAGCCTTACGGCGTCGACATCGTGATGCCCGCGAAGATCCCCGCTGAGGGCACCCAGGTCGACCTCGCGAAGCTCATCCCCGACGCCCACCGGTCCTTTGTCGACAAAGTGCTGCGTGACCTCGCCGTGCCCCCGCTGCCCGACGACACCGACGAACGCGCCGGCGTGCTCGGCTGGCTGCATTCGGTCGCGCGGTCCCATGTGGACGTCGCGCTGAAGCACCGCATCAGCCTCATCGCCAACGCGCTGGGCTCGCCGCCCGAAGACGTGATCGAGCGCGCGCACGCCGCCGGTGTGCCCGTCGCGGCGCTCGCGGGCAAGGGTGAGCACGCGGCCCGCCATGTCGCCCGCGGCGTGGATCTCGTGGTGGCACAAGGGTACGAGGCCGGCGGGCACACCGGCGAGATCGCGTCGATGGTGCTGGTGCCGGAGATCGTCGACGCCGTCGGCGCACAGGTCCCGGTGCTCGCGGCCGGCGGCATCGGCTCCGGCCGGCAGGTCGCGGCCGCGCTGGCGCTCGGCGCGGCGGGGGTGTGGATGGGCTCGTTCTGGCTCGCCACCGAGGAGTACCGCCGCACCATGCCGGGCTCCGGCGCCATGCAGACGGCGCTGGTCAACGCGACGTCGGCCGACACCGTCCGCACCCGCATCTACACCGGCAAACCCGCCCGTCTGCTCAAAACGCGCTGGACGGACGCCTGGGCCGCTCCCGACGCGCCCGAGCCCCTGCCGATGCCGCTCCAGAACCTCCTGGTTTCCCACGCCCACAACCGCATCCACGCCGCGGACGACCCGGCCGTGGTGTCGATGCCGGTCGGGCAGATCGTCGGCCGGATGGACCGGGTCCGCCCGGTGGCCGAGGTGATGGCAGAGCTGGTGAGTGGCTACGAGGAAACGTTGGCACGGCTCGACAAGACGCGGTGA